One Mangrovimonas cancribranchiae DNA segment encodes these proteins:
- a CDS encoding efflux RND transporter permease subunit, with amino-acid sequence MTDRQKKVDKEFKLSSWAINNKTTIYVLILVFFYLGVSAFFDMPRENFPEVNETKIYVSTVYPGNTAEDIEKLITDPLEDELKTVSNVVEITSTSAEDYAMVIVEFDENITVEQAKQKVKDKIESETSGEDWPTFNGAKVEPDVFELSLSEEMPILNINISGDYPIDKLKEYGEYLEDEIEDLLEIKEVSIRGAQEKEVEVAVDIYKMTAAKVTFSDIINAINGGNVTMSAGNIKASGQRRTIRILGEIESPSELENFVVKSENDNPIYLKDVAIVRFQEEDKTTYAREYGHPVVMLDVKKRAGKNMVHAAEEIHTIVKEATENEFPQDLDVTITNDQSSVTIGQVDDLVNNIIFGVILVVTVLMFFLGFKNAIFVGFAIPMSMFMSLMILNMFGITLNTMVLFGLIMGLGMLVDNGIVVVENVYRLMDEEGMSRIEAAKKGIGEIAFPIIISTATTVAAFIPLGLWPGIMGEFMMILPQTLSIVLGSSLFVAIFFNSVLVSQFMSIEDKDMPLKRIIITTSIMTVLGLIVYFVAGQYRALGSLMIFTAIMLWVYRLFLRKWANIFQTKFLVILENWYERQLRYALTGWRPYAFSIGTFVLLIVSFIAFGASLQSQRTKVEFFPDNNPNQIIVYIEYPEGTAIEKTNAITKEIEKIVFDVLDDEQYKDGNYNFMVESAVSQVGEGAGNPQTDMGSAAEMPHKAKITASMREYKYRRGEDSKDLLKKVQKALVGIYPGVLISVEKDAAGPPAGSPINIELEGDDYNQLINTAENMREFINSKNIAGIDELKIDVNKDKPVMRVIVDREKAGELGVSASQVGQQLRNSIFGSKAGIYKKGGDDYDIYVRFNEDNRYNKSALFNQKITFRDMASGQIKEIPVSAIAHAENSSGFSAIKHKDTKRVVTVYSALAPGHTDAGAVVNQIQNEMLSYENMPKNIKIDYTGQIEEQNKQMAFLMGAFFTGLGLIFFILIFQFNSISKPAIIMLAIFLSLIGVFGGIVITGSAFVIMMTMVGIISLAGIVVNNGVVLLDYAQLLIDRKKVTLNLEESDYLDKDDLYESIVKAGKARLRPVLLTAITTILGLVPLAIGLNINFFTLFKEFDAHVYMGGDNVVFWGPLAWTVIYGLLIATFLTLIIVPVLFFLVTKFKMWLKRKTTSVVDELDESTSLS; translated from the coding sequence ATGACCGATAGACAAAAAAAAGTGGATAAAGAGTTTAAATTGTCCTCATGGGCAATTAATAACAAAACAACCATATATGTTCTTATCTTGGTATTCTTTTACCTTGGTGTATCTGCATTTTTCGATATGCCTCGAGAAAACTTCCCTGAAGTAAATGAAACCAAAATTTATGTAAGCACTGTTTACCCAGGCAACACAGCCGAGGACATTGAAAAACTTATTACAGATCCACTTGAAGACGAATTAAAAACCGTTAGTAATGTTGTAGAAATAACCTCTACTTCTGCCGAAGATTACGCAATGGTAATTGTGGAGTTTGATGAAAATATTACAGTTGAACAAGCCAAGCAAAAAGTAAAAGATAAAATAGAATCGGAAACCTCGGGCGAAGATTGGCCTACCTTTAACGGTGCCAAAGTAGAGCCCGATGTGTTCGAGTTGAGCCTTTCAGAAGAAATGCCAATTCTTAATATTAATATCTCTGGAGATTACCCCATAGATAAACTTAAAGAATATGGTGAATACCTTGAAGACGAAATTGAAGACCTTCTAGAAATTAAAGAAGTCTCCATTCGTGGCGCTCAAGAAAAAGAGGTAGAAGTCGCTGTTGATATTTATAAAATGACAGCTGCAAAAGTTACCTTTAGCGATATTATAAATGCCATAAATGGTGGTAATGTAACCATGTCGGCTGGAAATATTAAAGCTAGCGGACAACGTAGAACCATTCGTATTTTAGGTGAAATAGAATCACCTTCAGAACTTGAAAACTTTGTTGTAAAATCTGAAAACGACAACCCTATATACTTAAAAGATGTTGCTATTGTGCGTTTTCAAGAAGAAGACAAAACCACTTACGCTAGAGAATATGGCCATCCTGTTGTTATGTTAGACGTTAAAAAGCGTGCTGGGAAAAATATGGTACATGCTGCAGAAGAAATTCATACCATAGTAAAAGAAGCCACTGAAAACGAATTCCCTCAGGACCTAGACGTTACCATTACAAACGACCAGTCTTCAGTAACTATTGGTCAAGTAGACGACTTAGTAAACAATATCATTTTTGGTGTGATTCTAGTTGTAACAGTACTAATGTTCTTCTTAGGGTTTAAAAATGCCATTTTTGTTGGGTTTGCCATTCCTATGTCTATGTTTATGTCGCTTATGATTTTAAACATGTTTGGTATCACCTTAAATACCATGGTGTTGTTTGGACTTATTATGGGGTTAGGTATGTTGGTTGACAACGGTATTGTAGTGGTTGAAAATGTTTATCGTTTAATGGACGAAGAAGGCATGAGCCGTATTGAAGCTGCCAAAAAAGGTATTGGTGAAATTGCCTTTCCTATTATTATTTCAACAGCAACAACCGTAGCCGCATTTATTCCATTAGGATTATGGCCAGGTATTATGGGAGAGTTTATGATGATTTTACCGCAAACATTGTCCATTGTATTAGGGTCTTCTTTATTTGTTGCTATTTTCTTCAACTCGGTATTAGTCTCTCAATTTATGAGTATTGAAGACAAAGATATGCCGTTAAAGCGTATCATTATCACAACAAGTATCATGACTGTTTTAGGTCTTATTGTTTACTTTGTTGCAGGCCAATATCGTGCTCTTGGGTCTTTAATGATTTTTACAGCTATTATGCTTTGGGTGTACCGTTTATTTTTACGCAAATGGGCCAATATATTTCAAACCAAATTCTTAGTAATATTAGAAAACTGGTATGAAAGACAATTACGTTATGCCTTAACAGGTTGGCGACCTTACGCTTTTAGCATTGGCACTTTTGTTTTGCTTATTGTATCATTCATAGCATTTGGCGCATCATTACAATCGCAACGTACTAAGGTGGAATTTTTTCCAGACAACAATCCTAATCAAATTATTGTTTACATAGAATATCCCGAAGGTACCGCCATTGAAAAAACCAATGCCATTACTAAAGAAATTGAAAAGATTGTTTTTGATGTCTTGGATGACGAGCAATATAAAGACGGTAACTATAACTTTATGGTAGAAAGTGCTGTATCGCAAGTTGGTGAAGGTGCAGGAAACCCACAAACTGATATGGGATCAGCTGCCGAAATGCCTCATAAAGCCAAAATTACAGCATCCATGCGCGAATACAAATATCGTCGTGGAGAAGACAGTAAAGACTTATTAAAGAAAGTGCAAAAAGCACTTGTGGGTATATATCCAGGTGTTTTAATTTCAGTTGAAAAAGATGCCGCTGGGCCACCAGCTGGTTCCCCAATTAACATAGAACTTGAAGGCGATGATTACAACCAGCTTATCAATACAGCCGAAAATATGCGGGAGTTTATTAATAGTAAAAACATAGCAGGTATTGACGAACTTAAAATAGATGTTAACAAAGATAAACCTGTAATGCGCGTAATTGTAGATCGTGAAAAAGCAGGAGAATTAGGTGTTAGCGCCTCTCAAGTTGGACAACAATTACGTAATTCTATTTTCGGATCGAAAGCTGGTATTTATAAAAAAGGGGGTGACGATTATGATATTTATGTAAGATTTAACGAAGATAACCGCTACAACAAAAGTGCTTTATTTAATCAAAAAATCACTTTTAGAGATATGGCTAGCGGGCAAATAAAAGAAATTCCTGTGTCTGCCATAGCTCATGCCGAAAACTCTTCTGGATTTAGTGCCATTAAACATAAAGACACCAAGCGTGTTGTTACAGTGTATTCAGCATTAGCGCCTGGACATACCGATGCTGGCGCTGTGGTAAACCAAATTCAAAATGAGATGTTAAGCTACGAAAATATGCCTAAAAACATCAAAATTGATTACACAGGACAAATAGAAGAGCAAAACAAGCAAATGGCCTTTTTAATGGGTGCCTTTTTTACAGGTTTAGGGTTAATTTTCTTCATATTAATCTTCCAATTCAACTCCATTTCAAAACCAGCTATTATCATGTTAGCCATTTTCTTAAGCTTAATTGGTGTATTTGGCGGCATTGTAATTACTGGAAGTGCCTTTGTTATTATGATGACCATGGTTGGTATTATATCCTTAGCGGGAATTGTGGTAAACAATGGTGTTGTGCTTCTCGATTACGCACAATTATTAATTGATAGAAAAAAGGTAACCCTTAACCTCGAGGAAAGTGATTACCTAGATAAAGACGATTTGTACGAAAGTATTGTAAAAGCAGGTAAAGCGCGTTTACGCCCAGTACTATTAACAGCTATTACAACAATTCTAGGATTAGTACCATTAGCTATTGGGCTAAACATTAATTTCTTTACACTATTTAAAGAATTTGATGCTCATGTTTATATGGGTGGAGACAACGTTGTATTCTGGGGGCCTTTAGCATGGACCGTAATTTACGGACTATTGATTGCTACCTTCTTAACTTTAATCATTGTACCTGTATTATTCTTCTTAGTCACCAAATTTAAAATGTGGTTAAAACGAAAAACAACGTCTGTTGTAGATGAACTGGATGAAAGCACTTCTCTAAGTTAG